The Paramisgurnus dabryanus chromosome 1, PD_genome_1.1, whole genome shotgun sequence genome includes a window with the following:
- the ddit4 gene encoding DNA damage-inducible transcript 4 protein gives MQEHLISSILSEDSNLPSTPTSDASSKRLSWSRLLQKLHSVDSDSDNQSSSTDDQSDTGSISLPDLSESEMFFDPSEEALCKDVVQLISDNLTEAKDDVLHCSKLLIPEKLLEHIGQELVHLSVSEPCGLRGALVDLCVEQRDNCEAVGQIAVDPYLVPTFHLTLVLRLDSKGLWPKIQGLFTGRSPASPALRHALKLSTGFRVIKRKLYSSEELLIEEC, from the exons ATGCAGGAACATCTGATATCCAGCATTTTGTCTGAAGACTCCAATCTTCCATCCACCCCAACATCTGATGCTTCATCCAAGCGTTTGTCCTGGAGCAGACTGCTTCAGAAGCTCCACAGCGTGGACTCAGATTCAGACAATCAAAGCAGCAGTACAGATGACCAGTCTGATACAG GTTCCATATCCTTGCCCGATCTGTCAGAAAGCGAGATGTTTTTTGACCCGAGCGAGGAGGCTCTCTGTAAAGATGTGGTCCAGCTCATCTCCGATAACCTCACTGAAGCTAAAGACGACGTATTGCACTGCTCCAAACTTCTCATTCCTGAGAAACTTCTGGAGCACATTGGCCAGGAGCTggtccatctgtctgtcagcGAGCCCTGCGGCCTGCGGGGGGCGCTCGTCGACCTCTGCGTGGAGCAGAGGGACAACTGTGAGGCCGTGGGGCAGATAGCGGTGGACCCTTACCTGGTGCCTACCTTTCATCTGACTCTGGTGCTCAGGCTGGACTCTAAAGGTCTCTGGCCTAAAATCCAGGGGCTTTTCACGGGCAGATCTCCAGCCTCGCCTGCGCTCAGACATGCACTTAAACTCAGCACTGGATTTCgagttattaaaagaaaactGTACAGCTCTGAAGAACTTCTTATTGAAGAATGTTGA